TCTGAATCTGCCAAATCGGGGTACAATCAAAGGCGTCAACACGCGCCTTTCCCACTCTCAGGAGGTGCCCCATGAAAATCCGCGCCGTCATCCTGGCCGGCGGCGAAGGCTCTCGCCTGAGCATCCTCACCGCCAAACGCACCAAGCCCGCCGTCCCGTTTGCAGGCAAATACCGCATCATCGACTTCGTGCTCTCCAACTGCGTCAACTCGGGCATCTTCGATGTCATGGTGGTGGCCCAGTACCGCCCCCACTCCCTCATCGAACACATCGGCTCTGGTGCCCCTTGGGACCTCAACCGCGACTGGACGGGCGGCGTGCGCATCTATACCCCGTACCGCTCCCGCACCCACAGCGGATGGTTCGTCGGCACCGCCGACGCGGTGCAGCAAAACTTCCGCTTTGTGAAACATGGGCACCCGGACCTGGTGCTCATCCTCTCGGGGGATCACATCTACAAGATGGATTACGACCCCCTCATCACCTTCCACCTGGACCACCAGGCCGACCTGACCATGGGGGTCATCCACGTCCCCCTGGAAGAAGCCCCCCGCTTCGGCATCGTGGACATCGATCAGGACTACCGGGTCACGGACTTCGTGGAAAAGCCCGCCCAGCCCCCCTCTAACCTGGCCAACATGGGCATCTATCTCTTCAACTTAGAGGTGCTCGACCGGGTGTTATGGGAAGACGCCCACCGCGAGGACTCCTCCCACGACTTCGGCAAAGACATCCTCCCCCGCATGGTGCGGGACGGTTTTCGCGTTTTCGCCTTCCCCTACGCCGGATACTGGATGGATGTGGGCACCGTGCAATCCTACTGGCAGGCGCACATGGACCTGCTGCAATACCCACCCTCCCTGGACCTCAACGACCGCTCTTGGATCATCCACACCCGCACCGAGGAGCGACCTCCGGCCCGCATCCGCCAGGGGGCCCAGGCGCACGACAGCCTGATCTCCGACGGATGCATCATCGAACCAGGAGCGCTGGTGGAGCGCAGCGTGCTCTCCCCCGGCGTGCGGATACGCGCCGGCGCCGTGGTGCGGGAATCCGTGGTGCTCACCGACACGGAAATCGGCCCCGAAGCCCATCTGGAACACGCCATCCTCGACAAGCATGTCCGCGTAGGGGCCAAAGCCCGCATCGGCGCCCTCCGCGAGCCCCTGGAACTGACCCTGGTGGGAAAAAACGCCCATCTTCCTTCCGGCCTGGTCCTGGAGCCAGGCGTGGTCATCGGCACCGATGTCCAGCCGGAAGACTTTCCCTCCCGCCACCTGCCCGGTGGCACCACCCTCCACACGGAGCGACGCGGCTATGAGGCTTAACCGTACTTCCGGCATCCTGCTGCACATCACCAGCCTGCCCGGCCCCCACGGCATCGGCGACTTGGGCCCTGCGGCGCGGCGTTTCGCCGACTTTCTCCACGAGGCGGGGTGCAGCGTGTGGCAGGTGCTGCCTTTGGGGCCCACCGGCTTTGGCGACTCGCCTTACGCCACCTTCTCCGCCTTTGCGGGCAACCCCTACCTCATCAGCCCCGAAGACCTGCTGGTGGAAGGCCTGCTCACCGAGGCTGATCTGGCCGACCGTCCCGCTTTCCCCGCCGGGCGGGTGGATTACGGCGCGGTGATACCCTACAAACTGCGCCTGCTCGACCAAGCCTACCGACGCTTCCGCGAGGGCGTGCGGCCTGACCTGGAAACCGCCTTTGCCGACTTCCGCCGCGCCGAGGCCGCCTGGCTGGACGACTTCGCCCTCTTC
This DNA window, taken from Anaerolineae bacterium, encodes the following:
- the glgC gene encoding glucose-1-phosphate adenylyltransferase, translating into MKIRAVILAGGEGSRLSILTAKRTKPAVPFAGKYRIIDFVLSNCVNSGIFDVMVVAQYRPHSLIEHIGSGAPWDLNRDWTGGVRIYTPYRSRTHSGWFVGTADAVQQNFRFVKHGHPDLVLILSGDHIYKMDYDPLITFHLDHQADLTMGVIHVPLEEAPRFGIVDIDQDYRVTDFVEKPAQPPSNLANMGIYLFNLEVLDRVLWEDAHREDSSHDFGKDILPRMVRDGFRVFAFPYAGYWMDVGTVQSYWQAHMDLLQYPPSLDLNDRSWIIHTRTEERPPARIRQGAQAHDSLISDGCIIEPGALVERSVLSPGVRIRAGAVVRESVVLTDTEIGPEAHLEHAILDKHVRVGAKARIGALREPLELTLVGKNAHLPSGLVLEPGVVIGTDVQPEDFPSRHLPGGTTLHTERRGYEA